GATCGCCATCGCCCAACCAAATATTGACAAATGGcaattgacatttgacattcaTCACATctataatctttaatttttgtttagtgTTTACGAAttacgtttattttattataatttacatgtTTTTAGTACAAAAATATCACAtgatttaatattgtatatctAGGGAAATTGATGCAGCCATTTGATGTAAATCTAGTTTCATAAGTTTCTCCAAAAATGAACAGACAAATTAAAACTGTAAAACTTATTGAGGCAGTGAAAGCTCGGGAGTGTTTATggaaaaaaaactacgttaaaaACTACgagaatttaatttatatacaacaATGTTGGGATGAGGTAGCTGAAATAGTAGGTGAATCCAGTAAgttgcaaattatttttatattggagTAAAATAAGGTCGCAACCATAAATATAGCATCCCCCTTATGTGGCATTGGCATTCTTGTCTCTACAGTCTTCATTAAACATGATGCACATAAAAGTAGATCTACGAAGTAATTGATAGAAAAATATGGATAGAAGTGATGAGAATGGTCAATTTAGACTGATCTATTGATCAAGTACAGAATAGAGCAGGCCAAGAGTACAAGGATTAAAATAGCTTGTGTTGATGCAACTGGCAAAAGCCAGGAAAGTATACAAGATTAAGTGAATAATAAATGGAGGGCAAAAACTACTCAACCAATcagaataaaacacttttaccaTATGTTGCAGCATGTTTTGGGGaagattttaatataagatattatgttgGTTTTTGCTTATCCGCaccctatattttttataattctgtCAAGCAACTGGATCAGCGGGAGGGGGTgcttatttatatggcaaaaaaaaCATTGGCAGGGTCAgctagaatataatatttggaTGTTACATTCCATGGAAAAATAACTTTCCCATGAATACTCTGTAATTATGAAATTCCACACAATGGAATGTGCTTTCTGCATTTGGAACCTGCTtgaaaaagttattaatttatacatttttatttttcttttaaagttaaaaatataaataattaaaaatgcctGTAAGATTAATCACCTATAAAAATCATATAGGAAATTTTAgaacataataaatgttattagcctagttttatttatatacaggtGTAACTTGTCGTAATAAATGGAAGCATCTGAGAGCAAACTGTGGAaagctaataaaaagaaatcaaaacACTACGAAGAAAAAAAAGGATACATATCGCTGCTGTAATTTTGATAGGCTCAGTTTTATACATGATcaattttataaagttaaaaCAGAACCTGGTGAACCATCTAAGAGACGTTCATGGTGTAAAATTGCTGATACTGACAAATTAATTGAGTTGGTTGAGGCGCATGAGATTCTATGGAACAGACAGAGTGAggactttaattgtaaaattagcCGAGATGCGGCTTGGAAAGTGATTTCTGATGAACTTGATGCTTCAGGTGGGTGTACTATCATAATTGTTCATGAATATTTAGATATAGACAATAGGAGAAAGGAGTGTAGAATCACGTAAGTGATAATGTCTAAGCATACTAACTCGTAagtgtaatttttaataataatccttGTTGTTTTCTATATTCCTATTCTGTTCCTAATTGCTTTTTTATGAccataaaggacgagacgagcagtatgttcagctgatggttattgatacaccttgcccattaaaatgcagtactgctcagctacttgaaaaacccaaaaattcagagttCAGCTatagctgcgctcgtcaccttgagacataagatgttaagtctcatttgcccagtaatttcgctagatacggcgcccttcagacccaaacacaatattgatattactgcttcacggcagaaaaagacgccgtttTCGTAtggataatctagccggcatcctctgcaaaggagccttccactacTAATTGTTTCctatatcattatttataaaatatataaataaaagaaacgtTAAAACAAAATCACACTAAAGAAAAGAAAGTAAAATTGAGTTGGATGTCTTTACATTGGGCATCTGTGTAAAAAGTTGTCTTCAATCATCTTATTACTCACTATAGACAGgttaagtatatctttattgttaacaaatatattgcagttacaattacatatGAATTATATAGGAATTCTGAGCATTTGCAGTGACTGGTGTTCTATTCTTTTTGTGGCTTCTGTATACTGTATTCTGGGCACCACAacttgccaatgtcacgtttcagtagaccaccaagctcagagtgtgtcatttgattAGATGTTAACTAATTTACAAGTGATTATGGTAATGATCGGTGCCCAGattcaaaacagatttattttcttattatacctgaaacaattaatatacatgctgttagatgcATGCTTAGAACAAGAGCAGTGTGAAAAAGTTTCTTGTGACAAGCCACTTCATACTtctttgaatttattatatttagttacaaTTGGTTCCATGGGTTTGATCATTATGCCTTTATTTCttaattcttattataaaaaataaacttttttgagGGGTGTGAAATaactttcaaattattttcatataaattttgcacagctttgtattctgaaatctataataattatctaaatctttctttcttaaatttatctatattttagtatagtatatattatgtgtgtctatatttttgacacttttcttacccttttaatgtactgcctttctcttttattgtattacaaatggttgcctggaagagatcactatatagtgataaggccgccatttgcaccatatcatgtaattatgtatgttagtagttaagttatattttgttaatgtggtgtcaaaaagtgtaataaataaaaataatatacagatTTAGAAATTGCGGTAACTGGAGAGTCACAGTGATTTTCTAGTTACTTCTCACTAAAGCTGAGCTTTTCCAAAGTGGTTGTAGATTGTAACTTGTTCTTTGAACTTATtgatagtttatttatatattatttgacaaatttgaatttgaaatgattttcaTTTCAGTACATGATGTCCGTGTAGCGTGGAAGAGCATTCGAGACCAAGTGAGAAGAAAAATACGGCAAGGGGACACTAGCGGTACATATGTAAAAAGATTGAAtttcctgttcaaagacaatcctGGTTTGAATAAAATGAATCTTTATTGTCCTGAAGACtttaaattagaaaaacaaaagcCTCTAATTCATATAGTGAAACTTATTGAGTTAGTtcagcaaaataaaataatttggaaaaaaaatgcaaaagatGATCGACACTACAAGGAAAAGCTTGTGGAGTCATGGAAGCACATTGCCAATGAAATGGGAAACAGATGTAAGTGTCCTTCACAATACAGAAGAAACCATAGAGTTACAATACACTAGCTTATAGACAAAGTGTGCGAGAGATCTCTCTCTACGCTCTTACATGGTTCACCAGGTTCTGTTTTAACTTTATAAAATGTTGATTATGTTGATCTCAACATCTTTAATACAGCAAGATCGGAAAGCAAATCTTTTGTTACTGTATcatgttgatattatttttaatattaactaagAACTGGCTAACCAACAGCTAACACAGTGAGTGTGTTAGCTGTTGGTTAGCCAGATTGTTTAATATCTAAGATTTGCTTTCCttttcttgctgtatctccattagagatattcttcttcaaaatatttaaatgttgtatGACAGTAACTTACTGTCATACAACACATAGTAacctaataatttaaaaatgttttatgaataaatatttttttgattttcaaaacaGCATTGCTTTCGTAAGTAAATGCGCCATTCATTTACAATTTACAGGATccgtttttatggaaaaagaagaggacaaacgagcgtaccggtctcctgatgttaagtgatcaccgccgcccaaattcttttgcaacaccagaagaatcatagGAGGGTTGCCGGCCCTATAGAAAAGTGTTCGCGCTTTTTGGATGTAGCCATGTCCTATCATCCTAGAAGCACTGCTCAAGGAAGCTTATTCAACAGATTGATTGTATATGGAAGTAAGGTCTTTGAAAACCGTGCTGTggatggccgccacacatccacgtggggattatatccttacttgtggcgtatcgtgcggtgaaaaatacggtagaagacacacaatgaagctacgTCTCTTCGCAACGCCAAAATATCTAGCCGTTCATaaagcactgggtcctcgacaattctGGCATCTCTGCATGCCATGCAAATAGTTAacctagaccagagatgatagtaATACtacatatgtggccggacctgtgcttggtagagcgctagaatgtgggccggcttgaagtattgccattgacctaaattaatatttcattgaaAGTGGCAGGAGGGCTTAACTTAGAATTTGACACCTTTATATACTGGTAATAACGGTCATATTCGAAACCAACATCAATACTCAAGCTTTAATTAGCATAAAATTTCTTTCAGATAATGATCTACAAAACAGGTGGAGATATCTGAAAGACAAAGCAAAAAAGGAGGCGAAAAAGATGGCTTCCAAATGGTGTTACCTGCCTAAGATGCAATTTTATTTAGAAGAACAAgatcatgatgatgatgacgatgatcATACAGGACCCGTGGAATATGCTGTACCAATATGTTTTTAAGCATATAGACTTATCTTTGTGGGTTTAAGGTCTTTTGAAAGGA
This genomic interval from Leptidea sinapis chromosome 20, ilLepSina1.1, whole genome shotgun sequence contains the following:
- the LOC126970095 gene encoding uncharacterized protein LOC126970095, whose translation is MNRQIKTVKLIEAVKARECLWKKNYVKNYENLIYIQQCWDEVAEIVGESSVTCRNKWKHLRANCGKLIKRNQNTTKKKKDTYRCCNFDRLSFIHDQFYKVKTEPGEPSKRRSWCKIADTDKLIELVEAHEILWNRQSEDFNCKISRDAAWKVISDELDASVHDVRVAWKSIRDQVRRKIRQGDTSGTYVKRLNFLFKDNPGLNKMNLYCPEDFKLEKQKPLIHIVKLIELVQQNKIIWKKNAKDDRHYKEKLVESWKHIANEMGNRYNDLQNRWRYLKDKAKKEAKKMASKWCYLPKMQFYLEEQDHDDDDDDHTGPVEYAVPICF